The Citrus sinensis cultivar Valencia sweet orange chromosome 4, DVS_A1.0, whole genome shotgun sequence DNA segment AGCGATTACGTTCAGTGGCACCATCGCATCAACTCCTACCCCAATTACTATCACTTTTCCTTTTCCCTGTTGCCCATTTAAAAAAGAGTGTcagtaatttcttttttttttttttctttagagttACATATCCCAAGTGTTGCAAGATTTTTAACTTACCACTTTTGTGGTTTCAAGTGCTTCAGAAAGTAAAGATGGAACCCCAGTGCACTCGAAGCAATAATCCACACCCATTCCATGAGTTATCCCCTTCACCAGTTCTGAAATTGACTTGTTTGGTTCATCATCAGGGTTTATGAAATCTGTCATTCCAAAAGCTttccccttttcttttttccatggGTTCTTGTCTATCCCAATTATCTTAGCTGCCCCTTGCATCCTGGCTCCATCAACAGCCTGCAATTACCAATTACAACAATCACAACATTGCTTTTGACAACACTAAAATTGTTTTTCCCCATTTTGTACATAACATACCCCTAATCCAACAGTACCAAGCCCTAAAACAGCAACACTAGATCCTTTTTCAACTTTGGCTTCCTTCCAAGCCGCCCCATAACCAGTTGTAAATCCACATGAAAGGAAGCTAGCATCCGAGGGATCAATGCTTGGATCAACTTTGACTACATAATTGGCATCGATGACCATATATTCAGACCAAGTGGAGCATGAAAAAATGTGATACAATTTTTGGCCTCTTACGGACATTCTTGAAGTGCTATCAAGCATTAAACCGTTCAGTGCTATTGGATATTTTAGGCATAAATTGGTCATTTCTGATGTGCAATTTTCACATTCTTTACATTCTCCAATATAAGTTGGAATCACAATATCTCCTTCTTTCACTTCTTTCACTTCATCCCCAGCACTCTCCACCACCCTACGAATTgcattaaaaaacaaaaaaaaaatttccaaaattaacTTCTTAGTTTTATGTATATAGATGAAGTGATACATTGGTGCAATTGTGTATATAATACATACATAACAAGGAAATCAGTACTTACCCGACACCTTCGTGCCCGAGAACACGAGGATAAAGAggctgaaaaaaataaaataaaagaacaaaacagattaaattattaaccAAGATTTATGTGATATAGTTGATACTGCATATACTAACCGCTGGGAATCCTTCAGAGCAAAGGATATCAGTGTGACAAACACTGGCATAAAGCATCTTAACCCTAACTTCAGTTGATTTCGGAGGCTCTACTTGTATCTCCTCTACCTTTAATGGCTCTCCTAAACCCCAACATACCACAGCTGCAGCAAAAACATATCCAAAACTTTTCCCATCAAAACGACACAAAAATCTAACAACAAACAAACCAACCCAGTTCGTATAacttgtttctaaattttacgCAATAATTGGATTAATAGCCTTTTTCATACCTTTGCACGTTATGGCTTGTGAATTGCTCATTGTTAGTATTGCTGTAGATTTTGCAGCCTCGAATTTCAAACTGTCGATAAGGAGATGAGCTCTGCATAAGGCCACTTCAATGAAACCGTTgactcaaataaattttttaaccaGTCGTGCCACCGATGAGCTGTCGGCTCACTGAACCGCAAACGTTGAGCGAGTTTCTTAAGATAGGCGTGGGCCCAGATTCTATTGgacaatttcaataatttgtcATCTTTTAAGGTTATATTATCAACCATGAGTCActcactttatttatttggtgtCATGATCTTCT contains these protein-coding regions:
- the LOC102628355 gene encoding alcohol dehydrogenase 1-like; amino-acid sequence: MSNSQAITCKAVVCWGLGEPLKVEEIQVEPPKSTEVRVKMLYASVCHTDILCSEGFPAPLYPRVLGHEGVGVVESAGDEVKEVKEGDIVIPTYIGECKECENCTSEMTNLCLKYPIALNGLMLDSTSRMSVRGQKLYHIFSCSTWSEYMVIDANYVVKVDPSIDPSDASFLSCGFTTGYGAAWKEAKVEKGSSVAVLGLGTVGLGAVDGARMQGAAKIIGIDKNPWKKEKGKAFGMTDFINPDDEPNKSISELVKGITHGMGVDYCFECTGVPSLLSEALETTKVGKGKVIVIGVGVDAMVPLNVIALACGGRTLKGTTFGGIKTKSDLPTLLDKCKNKEFKLHQLLTHHVKLEEIDKAIQLLKQPDCVKVLITI